The Oncorhynchus mykiss isolate Arlee chromosome 5, USDA_OmykA_1.1, whole genome shotgun sequence DNA window TTGGAAATGACTGTGTTGGTTTGTGTTTTGCAGCCCTTCTACTATTCACAACCACAAGGATGCGATGAGGAACTGTGCCGTGAGTATGGATCAGATCCAGGAGTATCGCTGTCCCCTGTCTCCTGTAGGAGAAACACCTCTCTCCCCAGCATACAGCCACAGTGAGTGTTTCTGTCATGGACATATTTTACAAGGTGGTGCTGTGGTGCATTTGATTGAGCATGCCTGTCTACAGTGTAAGATGGGTAGGGTTTGCACTTTTGAGACAATTCCATTAGCTCCATTGCCCCCAGGcgagctcaatcaagcacagctaaaCAGAAACATTACGAATTGAACCCTCATATTGAATATACAATACATGTGTCTAACCCCCTGCTTATCTCCCCAGTCCACAGACACAGAACCCAGTCAGGGGGTAGAGTTCTGGCAGTGGTTCCCCCCTCACCAGTCCTGAGACGCTCCAGCGAGCCCCAGCTCAGCCCTGGCTCCAACAACAACCTACCCGACATGCTAGCTGCCAGCTCCCACTCCACCCCGGCCCACTGCTCCTGCCCAGCCCCAGCAGGGGGCTCTGGAACAGAGGGAAGCTACTGCGACCTCAGGCCCTCCCCGGCCCCATGTCCCGGGGCTCCATGTGCCGCTGGTATGCCCTCCACGCCTCCAGCTAAGAGCTACGTGGAGCGGCTGCGTGTGGAGGAGGGCCGAGGGCCTGCCCCAGGGAGGGAGAACGGAGCAGGGGCTGGGGGAGAGGCGTTCAGCGCCCCCCTGGTGGAGACTGCCTCCTCCTTCAGACCAGGGAAGTACCTGTCGCCCCTGATCCCCCAGGAGAACAAGCCCTTGGAGATGAGCGTGCTGAAGCGAGTCAAGGAGTTGTTGGCTGAGGTGGACGCTAGGACGGCTGCCAAACACATCACAATGGCCGACTGCACGGTATGGACACGCGTGCATACAGTATGGACCCATAGGACTTTGAATAGGGTTATAAGAGCAGCATTCTGGCACTGTGCACCTTGGACCCCTGAACGTAACTCAGTGATGTCACTAATCCCCTACGGTCAGCCACACTACTCCATCACAGAGTGTTGCTCAATTAACTCCTGTTaatggtagagcagcagagagcaaCCTGAGGTTAATACAGGGATGACTATGCTACTCTCAACACTATTTACTCAACTCATTATTTGAATTTGAATTAAGAGCCAATTAACCACATGTTGCAGTGACCATGAATACATTAAGATAGAAATTACAATAAACCcttcctatctcctctctctcacctctcctatCCTTCCCGACCTCTCTGCTTCCTTCACTCACTCCTTACCTCTATGTTGTGCttcctccttctgtctgtctgcaggtggCAAGGATACTGGGCGTTACCAAGGAGATGCAGAGGATGATGGGAGTAGGTTCAGGACTTGAGCTTTTGACTCTACCTCACGGACATCAGCTGAGACTGGACCTACTGGAGAGGTAAGGGTTCATATTAATATAATatgtagggttgtggttgaggctagggttgaactgggatgaagacattaagttagggttagggttgtgattgaggctagggttgaactgggatgtagacattgtcgtgtctttggctatgccggattaagtgatatgatatGCTATTCTATACAAttatttctccgtaattaatgttacctgattgagctaatcatgtaaatgcaattaactagagagtcgggcaccacaaaataatatttatagagctgttatcttccgaataaactcttaaagacctagtcatattttacatcaatagcagtcaatattaatcgtcatcttaattcagtctcatctgaaagttgtaaattcttagttatctgcacgaaccctggctaacaagttgaatcagcaatacaaaattgggtttaattatttatttactaaatacctaactaatcacgcagaattacacatacacataattaaatcacaacttgattacaaattacgtcataaaggaaaacgtccctagcgggaggaacagatatgacagcttgttacacaatagagaagggctgggtttgagtgaaagagagggaagactgaggaacaaagggaagaagctgtgctatcgtaaatacagtatcttatgaattctaaattaccgcccatttggaaaaggaaaatgcaataaatatttactctgagttgcgcttcggtaggttggtggaagatggaaggccgtgttgacCAAccaagtcctttgaagaatgtctctggttgtcaattggataaattgtagtaacgtcgttgggtgatagactaggttgaggctagggttgaactgtgatgtggacatgaagctagggttatgttTGAGGCTAGGGTttaactgggatgtagacatgaagacggggttgtggttgaggctagggttgaacTGGCATGtagacatgaagttagggttgtggttgaggctagggttgaactgggatgtggacatgaagttagggttgtaGTTGAGGCttgagttgaactgggatgtggacattaagttagggttgaactgggatatagacatgaagttagggttgtggttgatgCTACGTTTGAACTGGGATGTTGAcattaagctagggttagggttgtggttgagggttgaactgggatgtagacatgaaactagggttagggttgtggtggagataagggttgaactgggatgtaaacatgaagttagggttgaggctagggttgaacttggatgtagacatgaagctaggattagggttgTGGGTAATGGTAGTGTTGAActtggatgtggacatgaagctagggttagggttgtgatcaggctagggttgaactgggatgtggaaatgaagctagggttatgtttgaggctagggttgaacttggatgtggacatgaagttagggttatggttgacACCTTGGTTGAACTGGGATATaagagggtttagggttgtggtttagggttgtggttaaggGTAGTGTTGAActtggatgtggacatgaagctagggttagggttgtgatcaggctagggttgaactgggatgtggaaatgaagttagggttatggttgacACCTTGGTTGAACTGGGATATaagagggtttagggttgtggtttagggttgtggttaaggGTAGTGTTGAActtggatgtggacatgaagctagggttagggttgtgatcaggctagggttgaactgggatgtggaaaTGAAGCTATGTTTAGGTTTGATgctagagttgaactgggatgtggacatgaagctagggttgtggttgaggctagggttgaactgggatgtagatatTAAGTTTGGGTTgtggttgaactgggatgtggacatgaagctagggtcaTGGTTGAGGCCAGGGTTGAAatgggatgtggacatggagtTGGAGTTAGGGTTGAACTTGGCTGTAGACATGAAGTTAGGTTTATTGTTGATGCTAGTGGgctagggttgaactgggatgtggaaatgaagttagggttgaggttagagttaaactgggatgtggacatgaagttagggttgttGCTGAGGCTAGGGTTGAaatgggatgtggacatgaatctAGGTTTATTGTTGATGCTAGTGGgctagggttgaactgggatgtggacatgaatctAGGTTTATTGTTGATGCTAGTGTGGAActtggatgtggacatgaagttagggttgaggttagagttgaactgggatgtggacatgaagttagggttgttGCTGAGGCTAGGGTTGAaatgggatgtggacatgaatctAGGTTTATTGTTGATGGTAGTGGgctagggttgaactgggatgtggacatgaatctAGGTTTATTGTTGATGCTAGTGTGGAACTTGGATGTGGACATggagttagggttgaggttagagttgaactgggatgtggacatgaagttaagGTTGTTGCTGAGGCTAGGGTTGAaatgggatgtggacatgaagctagagttatGGTTGAGGGTTGAGGCTGAGTCTGAGGTTGAACTCGGATGTGACATGAagttatggttgaggctagggtagggatagggttgtggttgaggctagggttgaactgggatgtagacataaagttagggttgtggttgaggctagggttgaactgggatgtagacatgaagctagggttgtggttgaactgggatgtagacatgaagacggggttgtggttgaggctagggttgaacTGGCATGtagacatgaagttagggttgtggttgaggctcgGGTTGAActtggatgtggacatgaagctaggtttagggttatggttgatGCTAGGGTTGACCTTGGATGTGGACAGGAAGTTAGGGTTGGGGATGTGGTTGAGGCTAGATTGGAactggggtgtggacatgaagctctgtttagggttgtggttgaggctagggttgaacttggatgtggacatgaagctgggtTCGAGTTAGCTGAGACTGgacctgatggagaggttagggTTCAGCTCAATGCTGGACATAAAACAGCCAGAGAGTACACGCTGGGAAATTGAAATGTCCCTCCCGTCATATTCCCGTACACCCCAGACGACCTCTTTCTTTGTCGCAATTAGCCTTGGGATGAGTGAACTCTCGTCATGGTAAGTCAATTGGGCTCCTCAACCGTGACTGTATCCTCATCTACTCTATCTACTCATCTCTTGCTTCCTTCATCTCCCATCCCGCCCTTCCCAGGTTCTACACCATGTCTATAATGATGGCTGTGGACCTGCTGGGGTGTACAGGCAGTACAGAGGAGAGGGCTGCTCTGCTCCATAAGACCATACAGCTGGCTGCTGAACTCAAGAGCAACCTTGGGAACATGTTCGGCTTTGCTGCTGTGATGAGAGCACTGGAGCTGCCACAGGTATATGGACATaaagtatgcacacacacacacacacacacatcataattATATTTTAATTGACATTACTCATGCTGTTCTACCTCTCCGTCAGATTTCTCGTTTGGAGCAGACGTGGATGACGTTGcgtcagagacacacagagggagccATCCTCTATGAGAAGAAGCTCAAGCCCTTCATGAAGAACATGAACGATGGCAAAGGTATGAAGCTGGAGGCTCAGATAGCACTTTTCTACAAGGCACTCTGTCACAGGAGAGCACAGCGCACAAAGCATGATGTATATCTCATGGTGAAGAAATGAAAAGATGAATCACTATTGAAAAGTCTCAAGATAGATGAGTCTgagtgtctctctacctgtctactAGATGTTATATAGTATTTCAGTGACCAGTGTTTCTAactctctgtatctgtgtgtcctcGGTGTGTATTTAAGAGAGCAGTGTGCTGTCCAACACGTCCTTCCCTCACGTGGTTCCTCTGCTGTCTCTGTTGGAGAAGGGTGTGGCCGTGGGGGAGGGGCCAGGGGCAGGGATAGAACCCTGGGAGAACGTGGAGGCgggtgttgatgtggtgatgtCACACCTGGAGGCGGCCCGGACCATCGCTCACCACGGGGTGCTGTACCGCACCAATGCTGAAACCAAACTACaaggtaaggtgtgtgtgtgtgagagagagagagagagagagagagagagagagagagagagagagagagagagagagagagagagagagagagagagagagagagagagagagagagagagagagagagagagagagagagagagagagagagagagagagagagagagagagagagagagagagagagagagagagagagagagagagagagagagagagagagagagagagagagagagagagagagagagagagagagagagagagagagagagagagagagagagagagagagagagagagagagagagagagagagagagagagagagagagagagagagagagagagagagagagagagagagagagagagagtgagtgagtgagtgagtgagtgagtgagtgagtgagtgagtgagtgagtgagtgagtgagtgagtgagtgagtgagtgagtgagtgagtgagtgagtgagtgagtgagtgagttgcaCACACGAGGCCAGTTTACCGTACCCAGATCACTGTCAGAAACGAAGAGAATCTCATTCACAGAGTTGAGAGTCATTCAGGACAGGTGGGGCTCTTGAGTTCTTGCCTgttatttatttctttatttaactaagtcagatcaaattcttattttacaatgacggcctaccccagccaaaccctcccttaacccaggcgacgctgggagaattgtgcactgccctatgggactcccgatcatggccagttgtgatacagcccaggattgaaccagggtccgtagtgacacctctagcagtgagatgcagtgccatatgCAGGgagcctgttttgcatgttattttgccattaatacgtgtcacataccagtttgcaaacaatgtaaaaaaaaaaaaaaaaaatgcggAAAAAAACTGCTTAGAAATgttctcttttttgctttcttgagtacgGCAGCTCCAAAAGGCagatgtttcagcctagctcagtttttaaaatgtgtttttatttaacctttatttaactaggcaagtcagttaagaacaaattcttatttgcaatgacggcctaggaacagtgggttaactgccttgttcaggggcagaacgacatatttttaccttgtcagctcagggattcaatctagcaacctttctgttactggcccaacgctctaaccacgaggctacctgccgccccaagtgctttctgtggtggaggggcagccagtggaaaatacagagcgtaggggttggtattcttctctagttgcgccttgattggctcagtgttctgtcactcatggggacactacgtcgcTGCAAAATCTGACAGCTTGAAAGTTCAAGCCCTTTTGGGTGCTGCCATTGAATTACATTCGATGTGCCCATCCAAGaaagctcaaggtcattggccacagataaaatgacatcaaatcacgttataaaCTAAAAATAAAcgtctctttttcaggaccctgtctttcaaagataatttgtaaaaatccagataacttttcattgtaaagggtttaaatactgtttcccatgcttgttcaatgaaccataaacaattcatcaACATACACcagtggaacagtggaacagtcgttaagacactaacagattacagacggtaggcaattaatgtCACAGTTCTGAAatcgtaggacactaaagaggcctttctacggactctgaaaaacaccaaaagaaagatgcccagggtcccagctcatctgtgtgaatgtgccttaggcatgctgcaaggaggcatgaggactgcagatgtggccagggaaatacattgcaatgtctgtactgtgagacacctaagacagtgttacatggagacaggatggacaactgatcgtcctcgcagtggcagaccacgtgtaacaacacctgcacaggatcggtacatccgaacatcacatttGCGGGACAGGTAACAGATGGCAAcagcaactgcccgagttacaccaggaatgcacaatccctcaatcagtgctcagactgtccgcaataggctgagagaggctggactgagggcttgtaggcctgttgtaaggcaggtcctcaccagacatcaccggcaacaacgtcgcctacgggcacaaacccaccgttgctggaccagacaggactggcaaaaagtgctcttcactgatgagtcgcggttttgtctcaccaggggtgatggtcggatttgcgtttatcgtcgaaggaatgagcgttacaccgaggcctgtactctggagcgggatcgatttggaggtggagggtacgtcatggtctggggcagtgtgtcacagcatcatcggactgagcttgttgttattgtaggcatctcaacgctgtgcattacagggctGACATCctactccctcatgtggtactcttcctgcaggctcatcctgacatgaccctccagcaagacaatgccaccagccatactactcgttctgtgtgtgatttcctgcaaaacaggaatgtccgtgttctgctatggccagcgaagagcccggatctcaatcccattgagcacgtctgggacctgttggatcagaaggtgagggctagggccaatccccccagaaatgtccgggaacttgcaggtgccttggtggaagagcagggtaacatctcacagcaagaactggtaaatctggtgcagtccatgaggaggagatgcactgcagtgcttaatgcagctggtggccacaccagatactgactgttacttttgattttgacccccctctttgttaagggacacattattccatttctgttagtcacatgtctgtggaacttgttcggtttatgtctcagttgttgaatcttgttatgttcatacaaaagtttgctgaaaataaacacagttgacagtgcgaggacgtttgtttttttgctgagtttatctaccatagctttgattagactgatcatgtcaacatcatacattcaaaatcttagctggcaagctagacaagcagtcatcattaTGAATCACGTTGACAATCtcctggcaaatccttttcaattcttgtcatatgaagagaaattatagataaaacgtatcggtgctcatcggccattggacataaacattacacaacaagttggaaatctcaaattcaacaatgagtggttggGAAAGAATCAGTAGCTAACTGCAAGTgctgcaaagcaatcactattttgcttcccctgcctgctattcggTGGAGAGGGTTTGTAGTCTAGGTTTAagagtctcttttccaagcttaaaaggataaacattcacgcccaacaccatgggccagaaaaggttgaatacattggccatgctgtcaatccatcATGACTTCTGCTATGTTCAAAATAACTGGAACTCGGAAcccggaaatctcagacttcagtgagttcaagacaactgggaactcagggggaaaattttttaaaattagctccgactgggaaaatacaatTTGAAGTGTCATCCAACtctgaattccaagtcgggaactctggcctctttctagagctctgacctgaagatcactgaagtCATGACTCAACCAtgtttttccgagttcccagttgtattgaaagcaccataaatccagagaatccagactttgatgacaaagtttcatGACCACATTTCCCCACAAgaaggaccgctgcgccactttcctgttcaagtgagcacagcacaactgTGAGTCCaataatgtcttgtatgctgctgcataattgatgtaatatgccagggagatacagtatgtatactgtagctaagaaaataATACTAAGTATGTTTGTAGTAagttgttagtagcccatgtgcctcaccttaataatttggtccctttccccctcataatttagcctactgttctgacttggtagtgcacatgtagcctataatctgttttagagaaatgtaatcattgaataacGTAagcgctttcattgtctgcttaaatgccccctttatttatcctacggttctgacttggtgtacagggagaatactgtaagaacggcccatgctCTGAATcgctgtcgctgtacatttcaaaagtgctgaacaagtagttatattgactacgtccgtcttagctcgctcattaatgtcttaatcgaaatcaCGGATTGCCTCTCATCTGGTCATCGTCCCCTTATGccgtagtttgtacatctcaattgtcagtagaaaccacatttgtttaagcaagtcagccatatcagctatgttttttttaaaggcagtaaatgaggctgaatgaacggtttcgctgccagacaataGCCAGGTCTAGCGGGgataaggattcactccatggttgCTGataagaaagctctgctgttgggacagctttatgtaggccctggcCCTAAcagtgggcaccgtttgtcaccattatcgtgcaattcatgtattgtttagtgtcgtgttgtgtagtggctttgctggcatgcatccaattttttgttgttgttgagtttgCCCAACCAAGacttacatgctaaaatcaccactgctcATTCGTCAGTCGAGAATCACAGACTCAATCTCCGTCGGGTGTGTTTTTTAGCCTCGTGATGGGATTAGGCTTAATCCAGGTCCAGGAGACCGTCCATAGAGTATATAATAGTATTATAGAGTAGTGTGTGGTGTCGGCTTTATTGACATTACTATGGACTAACCACTAAGGCCTTGTCTGAGTAGTGTCTGGTGTGCATTGATTTATTTGACAGAGTAATAACTGTAGTTATTGCGTTACATGTTAAATTGTTATGTTGCTCCCTGATGCTGAGGCATCGTAATATCTGACGGTGTGGGTGTGTTCGATATGATGTGTTATGCTTCATTGTCATTGATCTGAAATAACGATTGAGGTGTTGCGTTGTGTACATCTGTGGTAGGGTGATGGTTACAGTGTGTTTACATTGGCCGTGTGTTCTTATTGATTCCAGTCCCTGGTGATGACTGGTGTTTTGAGCAGGATGTCAATCACTACCTTAACTAGCCTGTTTTCCACTTTCTTCTCTTTTATCTTCTCTCTTatgttctgtcctctctctttctttctttctctctttcttcctctctttcttcccccctcCACCAGGCTTCCAGGAGAGTCAGGAAGTTCTGGAGATCTTCCGGACAGAGTTCCAGATGAGGTTGCTATGGGGAAGCAGGGGTTCGGAGGGCAGCCAATCGGAACGCTATGAGAAGTTCAACAAAGTCCTGACCGCTCTGTCTCACAAGCTGGAGCCTCCTGTACGCCACAGCGAACTATAGCACCCATCTCACTGAACACCCCTATACAAAGCACTGCGCTCACAGTGGTACGACCCGCTTCCCCATACTGCAAGGCACCTTGATGTGGATGTCCAAAGTGAATAAGTGGGGAGGAGGCCGACTAAACCGAGACAAAAGAGTGTACTTAGAGAAGACAGGAGGCGAGAAGGAGCATCTCACTgtatatccccccccaaaaaaaggcaCAAAGGGCTTTTTTCAGAGCTCTTCAATAGGCTGTAATATTTCCCTCCCTAAATGCTGAAAGACAGAGTGGGTCGAGGAGGAGTGGGAAATTGGGTATTCTTCTACCCATCAGCAAGCTACAAAGAACTACAGATATGGTGTGCGCTGAGGGTCAAACAGTGCATGAGAAGTTGGATCTAGCTGATCTCTGGTAGATCACATGAAGCTCTGATCTGTCTTCAACACCTTCATTATTACCTTTACTATTACGTCTGTACTTACTGGCTCATTGTCGCACACTGTTCTGTCAGAGAGTAATAgtaaacacagtgtgtgtgtgtgtgttctgtctgacTTGAAGAGAGAGTCCTATTTAACACAATGTGTGTGTACTTCAGGACACCAGTACCCCAGAGATACATCGGCATCTATCTCTATGACTTCTGACCTGTCTCATCGGACCTCAGCTTCTGACTGAGAGGTTGTGTGTTCTAGAATCTCTTCTTCTTGTATAGACTCTCTGTGTGGCTGCCATTCCTTCATCACATAGTCCATCAGGTCCCCTGTTGTTGACACACGCAGTGTGCtcatacagacagacacttaTTCGCCCCCACAACACACAATAATGTATGTTGCCAAGTCATATCAGCTGTTGGAGGCATACTAAGCAATTCTCTCTGTGGGTTTTGTTTGTGTGCTGTTCAGAAGCAGTTCTCTTATTGAGGCTCTTCTGAGAAGCATCCCCTCTCCTTATCTCTGGCATGTCATCCATTTTTCATATGACTCTGATTTTGTTTGAGTACCGTTTGGTATCCTTTATTTTAATAGGAGCTATTTTGGgaagctctccctctccctctccctctccttatctctGGCATGCCATTAATGTTTCATAATGACTCCTGTCCCATTGACATCATATGAGCATGTTTGCCTTGTCCTCACTTGTCACAAACACACCATTAGAAATATCCTTAAAGCACTCTGACCTGTTTGAGTGAATTAATGTGCTTTTTTACATGTAAAAACACTGACTACTCTTTTCTTCAACTTTATTTAGATAACGTTTTTCTGTGTGGTTTTATTGCTGACCGGCAGATTTTGTTGACATGTTTGAAGACTTTGTTGACATGGTAACATAACATGTTTGAGCCTCTGCTGTTGCCGTATAGGATTCAGGTTTTAACCAGTGTGAATGAATGTGCTTTAGTCTGAAAGTGACCAGAATGTTCTCAGGGCAGAATGGAGGCCCCCTCagatctagcctggtcccagacctgtttgtgctgtcttcttGCCAACTTCTCTGGTCATTGTCAGCCAAAGAAACTAAACGAGATtgcaaaacaacagaaatagatgTGGGATCAGGCTACCTCAAACCCCCTCAGTGACTGTATGATGTGTTTTGCTTTGTATGTATGATAACGTGTGT harbors:
- the sh2d3ca gene encoding SH2 domain-containing protein 3C isoform X3 — protein: MTERCSLWSALSAAACCFYRGSFMQVQFSKEKYLLESPPEKLRKELEEELKLCSSDIRSHGWYHGHIPRELSETVVLQNGDFLIRDSLINMGDYVLTTRWNHEVLHFKITKVLVKSSTESKVQYLLETDSFDSIPELVRFYVAGRRPVSQPSGAQIYCPIIRTLPLRYLEATFALANSRHSLAHSPSSQRGAYIKRRSVTMNDGLTTEKLIPHSPSTIHNHKDAMRNCAVSMDQIQEYRCPLSPVGETPLSPAYSHIHRHRTQSGGRVLAVVPPSPVLRRSSEPQLSPGSNNNLPDMLAASSHSTPAHCSCPAPAGGSGTEGSYCDLRPSPAPCPGAPCAAGMPSTPPAKSYVERLRVEEGRGPAPGRENGAGAGGEAFSAPLVETASSFRPGKYLSPLIPQENKPLEMSVLKRVKELLAEVDARTAAKHITMADCTVARILGVTKEMQRMMGVGSGLELLTLPHGHQLRLDLLERFYTMSIMMAVDLLGCTGSTEERAALLHKTIQLAAELKSNLGNMFGFAAVMRALELPQISRLEQTWMTLRQRHTEGAILYEKKLKPFMKNMNDGKESSVLSNTSFPHVVPLLSLLEKGVAVGEGPGAGIEPWENVEAGVDVVMSHLEAARTIAHHGVLYRTNAETKLQGFQESQEVLEIFRTEFQMRLLWGSRGSEGSQSERYEKFNKVLTALSHKLEPPVRHSEL
- the sh2d3ca gene encoding SH2 domain-containing protein 3C isoform X2, with the translated sequence MTERCSLWSALSAAACCFYRGSFMQFSKEKYLLESPPEKLRKELEEELKLCSSDIRSHGWYHGHIPRELSETVVLQNGDFLIRDSLINMGDYVLTTRWNHEVLHFKITKVLVKSSTESKVQYLLETDSFDSIPELVRFYVAGRRPVSQPSGAQIYCPIIRTLPLRYLEATFALANSRHSLAHSPSSQRGAYIKRRSVTMNDGLTTEKLIPHSDVESISPVEPPVLPVPVPVATPVPVVPKPEVKAAVVGCRCPSTIHNHKDAMRNCAVSMDQIQEYRCPLSPVGETPLSPAYSHIHRHRTQSGGRVLAVVPPSPVLRRSSEPQLSPGSNNNLPDMLAASSHSTPAHCSCPAPAGGSGTEGSYCDLRPSPAPCPGAPCAAGMPSTPPAKSYVERLRVEEGRGPAPGRENGAGAGGEAFSAPLVETASSFRPGKYLSPLIPQENKPLEMSVLKRVKELLAEVDARTAAKHITMADCTVARILGVTKEMQRMMGVGSGLELLTLPHGHQLRLDLLERFYTMSIMMAVDLLGCTGSTEERAALLHKTIQLAAELKSNLGNMFGFAAVMRALELPQISRLEQTWMTLRQRHTEGAILYEKKLKPFMKNMNDGKESSVLSNTSFPHVVPLLSLLEKGVAVGEGPGAGIEPWENVEAGVDVVMSHLEAARTIAHHGVLYRTNAETKLQGFQESQEVLEIFRTEFQMRLLWGSRGSEGSQSERYEKFNKVLTALSHKLEPPVRHSEL
- the sh2d3ca gene encoding SH2 domain-containing protein 3C isoform X1 — encoded protein: MTERCSLWSALSAAACCFYRGSFMQVQFSKEKYLLESPPEKLRKELEEELKLCSSDIRSHGWYHGHIPRELSETVVLQNGDFLIRDSLINMGDYVLTTRWNHEVLHFKITKVLVKSSTESKVQYLLETDSFDSIPELVRFYVAGRRPVSQPSGAQIYCPIIRTLPLRYLEATFALANSRHSLAHSPSSQRGAYIKRRSVTMNDGLTTEKLIPHSDVESISPVEPPVLPVPVPVATPVPVVPKPEVKAAVVGCRCPSTIHNHKDAMRNCAVSMDQIQEYRCPLSPVGETPLSPAYSHIHRHRTQSGGRVLAVVPPSPVLRRSSEPQLSPGSNNNLPDMLAASSHSTPAHCSCPAPAGGSGTEGSYCDLRPSPAPCPGAPCAAGMPSTPPAKSYVERLRVEEGRGPAPGRENGAGAGGEAFSAPLVETASSFRPGKYLSPLIPQENKPLEMSVLKRVKELLAEVDARTAAKHITMADCTVARILGVTKEMQRMMGVGSGLELLTLPHGHQLRLDLLERFYTMSIMMAVDLLGCTGSTEERAALLHKTIQLAAELKSNLGNMFGFAAVMRALELPQISRLEQTWMTLRQRHTEGAILYEKKLKPFMKNMNDGKESSVLSNTSFPHVVPLLSLLEKGVAVGEGPGAGIEPWENVEAGVDVVMSHLEAARTIAHHGVLYRTNAETKLQGFQESQEVLEIFRTEFQMRLLWGSRGSEGSQSERYEKFNKVLTALSHKLEPPVRHSEL